CACACGGAACAGCACCGCGCGCTCGGGCTCGACCATGCGTTCGAGGATGCCGGCTTGAAGGTAGTGGGGGTTTTGCTCGAGGAACGGCCACAGGCTGCGCAGCACCTCTTCCACGGCCTGGTGGAATTCGGGCTGGGCCGGGTCGCGCTGTTGCAGGCGGGCCAGGAAGGCGTCGACAGATTCGATCATGGTAGACATCTCACCAAGAGGGATTGTTTTTGGTTTTTTCAGGAATGTACCAAGAACCAATCGCACTGGAACAGGGCGAAATGTCGTTTTTATGAAATTATTTGGTGCAATTTATATAAGTGTATACAGGATCAATGACTGGATCGTGGGAGCGGGCTTGCCCCGCGATTGCCTGAACACGAGCCATCGCAGGGCAAGCCCGCGCCCACGCAAACAAAAACAAACAGCCTGTCCAGGCACAAAAATGGGGCCCCTGAGGGCCCCATCCTTGTGCAGCGAAAACCGGCTTACTGGGCCAGTTTCTTGTGACGCACACGGTGCGGCTGGGCGGCGGCATCGCCCAGGCGCTTCTTGCGGTCGGCTTCGTACTCGGTGTAGTTGCCCTCGAAGAACACCACGCTCGAATCGTCCTCGTAGGCCAGGATATGCGTGGCCACACGGTCCAGGAACCAACGGTCGTGGGAAATCACGATGGCGGCGCCGGGGAAGTCCAGCAGGGCTTCTTCCAGGGAACGCAGGGTTTCGACGTCGAGGTCGTTGGACGGTTCGTCGAGCAGCAGGACGTTGCCGCCCTCTTTCAGGGTCAGGGCCAGGTGCAGGCGGCCACGCTCACCACCGGAGAGGTCCTTGACGAACTTCTGCTGGTCGCCGCCCTTGAAGTTGAAGCGCCCGACGTAGGTGCGCGACGGGATCTCGTAGCTGCCGATGCGAATCTGGTCGGAGCCGTCGGAAATCTGCTGGAACACGGTCTTGGCGCCGTCCAGGTCCTCGCGGCTCTGGTCGACGCAGGCCAGTTGCACGGTTTCGCCGATCTCGATGCTGCCCGAGTCCGGCTGCTCCTTGCCCATCAGCATGCGGAACAGGGTCGACTTACCGGCACCGTTACCGCCGATCACGCCGACGATGGCGCCCTTGGGCATGGCGAACGACAGGTTGTCGATCAGCACGCGATCGCCATAGCCCTTGGTGACGTTCTTGAACTCAATGACCTTGTCGCCCAGGCGCGGACCGGCCGGGATGTAGATCTCGTTGGTCTCGCTGCGCTTCTGGAATTCCTGCGACTGCATTTCTTCGAAACGCTGCAGACGGGCCTTGGATTTGGACTGGCGGGCCTTGGCGCCTTTGCGCACCCACTCCAGTTCCTCTTTCATGGCCTTCTCGTGGGCGCTCTGCTGCTTGGATTCCTGCGCCAGACGGTCCGACTTGGCTTCCAGCCAGCCCGAGTAGTTGCCTTCGTACGGGATGCCCGCGCCGCGGTCCAGTTCGAGGATCCAGCCGGCGACGTTGTCGAGGAAGTAGCGGTCGTGGGTGATCGCCACCACGGTGCCCGGGAAGTCGTGCAGGAAGCGCTCCAGCCAGGCCACCGAGTCGGCGTCCAGGTGGTTGGTCGGTTCGTCCAGCAGCAGCATGTCGGGGGCCGACAGCAGCAGGCGACACAGCGCCACGCGGCGCTTCTCGCCACCGGACAGGTGCTCGATCTTCGCCTCCCAGGCCGGCAGGCGCAGGGCGTCGGCGGCGACGTCCAGCTGGCGCTCGAGGTTGTGGCCGTCGGCGGCCTGCAGGATCGCCTCGAGCTTGGCCTGCTCGGCGGCCAGCTTGTCGAAGTCGGCATCGGGATCGGCGTAGGCGGCGTAGACCTCGTCCAGGCGGGCCTGGGCGTCCTTGATCACGCTGACCGCTTCCTCGACCACTTCACGCACGGTCTTGCTCGGGTCCAGCTGCGGCTCCTGGGGCAGGTAGCCGACGTTGATGTCGGGCATCGGACGGGCTTCGCCGTCGAATTCCTTGTCGACGCCCGCCATGATCCGCAGCAGGGTCGATTTACCCGCGCCGTTCAGGCCCAGCACGCCGATCTTGGCGCCGGGGAAGAACGACAGGGAAATATTCTTGAGAATTTCCCGCTTCGGCGGCACGACCTTGCTCAGCCGATGCATGGTGTAGACGTATTGAGCCAAAACCAAGCCCTCTAATTAGATAGGTAAAGACATCGACGCACGCCCAGGCACAGGCCCGGGGGATGTGTTTACGGGGTGTCGTTGAACAAAGTGGGCCATTCTACGCCAAGTCGCGGCGTTGCACAGATGGGGTAGATGGCAGGGCCGCTGCAAAGGCCAAGCGGGGCGAGCCCGCCCCACGCCAGCAGGCGTGGGGCGGGCTTGGCGCGGATTCAGACGTGCGCTTGCCGGGCCTTGCCACGCGGCAGGCGGCAGCGGTCCGATTGCTCGGCCAGGCGCGCGGCCCAGGCCGCCTTGACGCTGAAGCCGCCGCTGCGGGCGGGCTTGCCAGCCGGCTTGCTCACGGCCTTGGCCGGGGCGGCAGCGGGCTTAACGGCCGCTTGCGCGGCAACCTGGGCAACCGGCGCGGCGCCAGCCTTGGCCGACTTGCGCAGCTCGGCCAGCGACGGCGCCTTGGTGGCGCTGGCGGCGGCCGCGTCCGGCTTGGCCAGCGAGCGCTGGCAGGTCTTGCAGGATACGTCCTCGGTCACGGCAGTGCTGACCAGGGTCTGACTGCTGCGCCCACAGGCGGAATCGAGGCCATTGGTGGAATAGTGGGTAACCAAAACCGTACATCTCCGTTGCGTTGACTATTGAAGCGGGCGGCATTCTCGCACAGCTGGCAGGGACTTGCCGAACCGGCATGAACGGCTGCAGGTCGGCCAACGGACACACGGACTGGCACTTTGCCATATTTGAAGGCATGCTAGTCGGCTGGCATGTGCCACCTTATAGTGCGCCGAAGCACGGCACGCACCGTGCATATGCCACGACCTTAGCCCCCTGCCATCGCCAGCCCTATCGCAGGACCAACGCTTGACCAATCTCACGCACTCGCCCCTTCCGCGTCCTGCCGCAACCTCGGCCGGCAGCCACCTGCGTGGCTCGCTCAAGGGGGCGTTGGCCCTGCTCGCCCTGGTTTTGCTGGGGTTGCTGCTGTGGCAACTGTTCGCGCAGTTTCGCCACACCCAGGCCGACCTGCGCGAGCAGAGCCTGGCGACCAGCGCCGAACTGGCCGATCACCTGAGCCTGAACATGGCGCTGAAGTCGCAGCAGGCGCTGAACCTGGTCCAGCCCTACGTCAAACCTCCGACGCCTGCCGCCTTGCCGTCCCTGCTCGCCACCTTGCAGTCGCGCCTCCCGGCCCTGCGCGGCCTGGCCTGGCTCGATGGCGACGGGCAGGTGCGCAGCGACTCGCTGGTCGGCACCCCGGACCGTCAGCAGATTGACGAACTCCTGTTGCTGAACCAGGGGCGCGCCTTCTTTTATGGCAATGCCCCCGACAACCAGCAGGTTTACCTGCTGCTGCGCCAGGCCGCCGAGCAGGATCGCGGCTACTGGCTGCTGCGCCTGAGCCCAGGGTACTACCGCGAGCTGACCGTGCACCTGGACAGCCCGACCCACCCGCTGTGGCTGCTGGAGAACAGCCGCAATGGCCAGGTGCTCGAACGCCATGGCCACAAGCCCGGCAGCGGCGAGCCGCTGCAAAGCGTGATGCTGGCGTTCATCGACAACAGCACCTGGCAGTTGCGCGGCCTGTTCGACGCAGGTCTTGCCCGCGACCGCTTGCTCCCGGCGCTGATCGGCAAGTGCCTGCTGGTGCTGTTCTGCGCCCTGCTGCCGGTGCTGGCGCTGATCAACATGCGCCGGCGCCAGCGCGCCTTGCAGGAAGACCGCCGGCGCTACCAGGAAATCTTCGAAGGCACCGGCGTCGCCCTGTGCGTGCTCGACCTCTCCAGCCTGCCCGGCCAGCTCGACCGCTACCACCTGCGCAACCGCGCCGCGCTCAAGCAGAGCCTGGCGCTGGACAGCAACCTGCGCCGCACCTTGCTGCAAGAGCTGAAGATCACCGAGATCAACCAGGTGGCCCGCCAGCTGCTCAATGTCGAGTGCCACGAGGGCGCCTGGCAGCGCCTGATCGATGGCAGCGGCGATGGCCGCGACAGCGTCGGCATGCAACTGATCGACGCGCTGATCGAACAGCGCCAGCAGCTGGAACTGGAAGTACGCCTGCCCGCCCCAATGGGCGGCGAGCTGCACCTGTGGCTGATGGCGCGCCTGCCCCAGCAGCGCCGTGATTTCCAGGCGGTGATCCTGAGCATCAGCGACATCACCAGCCGCAAGCAGGTGGAGCTGTCGCTGCTCGAGCGCGAGGGTTTCTGGTCGGACGTAGTGCGCACCGTGCCCGACCAGCTCTACGTGCAGGACGTGAACAGCCAGCGGATGATCTTCAGCAACCGCCACCTGGGCCAGACCCTGGGCTACGACCGCGCCGAGCTGGCGCAGATGGGCGAGCGCTTCTGGGAAATGCTCCTGCACCCCGACGATGCCGAGCACTACCGCGCCCTGCGCCAGCAGCAGCGCGACACCAGCTACGGTGCGTCGCTGCACTGCCAGTTGCGCTTCCGTCACCGCGACGGCGGCTGGCGCTGCTACGAGATCCGCGAGCAGGTGCTGACCCGCGACGCCGAGGGCCTGGTCAGCCGCATCATCGGCGTGGGCAAGGACGTCACCGTGCAGATCGAGGCCAGCGAATCGCTGCGCGACAGCGAGCAGCGCTACCGCATGCTCGCCGAAAGCATCAGCGACGTGATCTTCTCCACCGACAGCCAGTTGCAACTGAACTATGTCAGCCCCTCGGTGCAAGCGGTGCTGGGCTACCAGGCCGACTGGATCTTCGCCAACGGCTGGCAGTCGATCATAGCCAACCCCGGCCAGCTCACCGGCGTGTACAGCCTGCTCGAACGGGTCAGCAAGGCCGTGGGCGACCCCGCGCAACTGGCCCAGCTGCGCGATACCCTGCCCACCCAGTTGTTCCTGTTCGACTGCCTGCGCGCCGACGGTCGCAAGATTCCCATCGAGCTGCGCCTGGTGCTGGTGTGGGACGAGCATGGCAGCTTCGAAGGCGTGCTCGGCGTGGGCCGCGACATCAGCCAGCAGCGCCGCGCGGAAAAAGACCTGCGCATGGCCGCCACGGTATTCGAGCACTCCACCTCGGCCATCCTGATCACCGACCCGGCCGGCTATATCGTCCAGGCCAACGAGGCGTTCAGCCGGGTCAGCGGCTACGCGGTGGCCGAGGTGCTCGACCAACTGCCGGGCATGCTCACCGTCGAGCAACAGCAGAACGCCCACCTGGGCTATGTCCTCAAGCAGCTCAACCAGCGCGGCAGCTGGGAGGGCGAGGTGTGGCTCAAGCGGCGCAACGGCGAGCACTACCCGGCCTGGGTCGGCATCACCGCGGTGCTCGACGACGAAGGCGACCTGGCCAGCTATGTGTGCTTCTTCACCGACATCAGCGAACGCAAGGCCAGCGAGCAGCGCATCCACCGCCTGGCCTACTACGACGCCCTGACCCACCTGCCCAACCGCACGCTGTTCCAGGACCGCCTGTACACCGCCCTGCAACAGGCCGAGCGGCACAAGGCCTGGGTGGTGCTGATGTTCCTCGACCTCGACCGCTTCAAGCCGATCAACGACTCCCTCGGCCATGCCGCCGGTGATCGCATGCTCAAGGACATGGCCGAGCGCCTGCTGGCCTGCGTCGACGACGACGACACCGTAGCGCGCATGGGCGGCGACGAATTCACCCTGCTGCTGCAGCCGCGGGCAACCCGAGAACAGGCGCTGAACCGCGCCATCCACGTGGCCGAGAGCATCCTCGGCGGGCTGGTGACCCCGTTCGTGCTGGAGAACCGCGAGTTCTTCGTCACCGCCAGTATCGGCATCGCCCTGAGCCCGCAGGATGGCAGCGAACTCAGCCAGCTGATGAAGAACGCCGACACGGCGATGTACCACGCCAAGGAGCGTGGCAAGAACAACTTCCAGTTCTACCAGACTGACATGAACGCCAGCGCCCTGGAGCGCCTGGAGCTGGAAAGCGACCTGCGCCATGCCCTGGAGCAGAACGAGTTCACCCTCTACTACCAGCCGCAGTTCAGCGGCGACGGCAAGCGCCTGACCGGCGCCGAGGCGCTGCTGCGCTGGCGCCACCCGACCCGCGGCCTGGTGCCGCCGGGCGACTTCATCCCGGTGATCGAGGAGCTGGGCCTGGTGGTGGATGTCGGCGACTGGGTGCTGCGCGAGGCCTGCCGCCAGCTCAAGGCCTGGCACAAGGAGAAGGTGCGGGTGCCGAAGGTGTCGGTGAACATTTCCGCCCGGCAGTTCTCCGACGGCCAGCTGGGTACGCGCATCGCCACCATCCTGGAAGAGACCGGCCTGCCGCCGGCGTGCCTGGAACTGGAGCTGACCGAAAGCATCCTGATGCGCGAGGTCAACGAAGCCATGCAGATCCTCGACAGCCTGAAGAACCTCGGTTTGAGCATCGCGGTCGACGACTTCGGCACCGGCTACTCGTCGCTCAACTACCTCAAGCAGTTCCCCATCGACGTGCTGAAAATCGACCGCACCTTCGTCGACGGCCTGCCCGAGGGCGAACAGGACGCGCAGATCGCCCGGGCGATCATCGCCATGGCCCACAGCCTGAACCTGGCGGTGATCGCCGAGGGCGTCGAGACCCATGAGCAGCTGGAGTTTCTGCGCGAGCATGGTTGCGACGAAGTGCAGGGCTACCTGTTCGGCCGGCCGATGCCGGCCAACCAGTTCGAGGCGCAGTTCAGCAACGAAACGTTGTTCATGTTCCAGTGAGCAGGTGCCATACGGTCCCTGTAGAAGCGGCCTTGTGTCGCGAAAGGACCGCGCAGCGGTCCCGGCGATCTTGGCGTAAATGCTGACATCCTGGGGCCGTTGCACGGCCCTTTCGCGACACAAGGCCGCTCCTACAGGGGCAGGCGCAGCGCGTTAAAAACGGACCCCAAAGTCAACTCCAGCCCAGACACGGCGCGGCCTGCAACATGAGCCCCATTGGTCCGCGACTTGATGCCACTTCATATGCCAGCGGCGAATCAATCGGTTAGAATGCCCACCCAATTCAGCCCGATCCTTGAGGACCGCCATGTTCAGCCGTGATTTGACCATTGCCAAGTACGACGCCGAGCTCTTCGAAGCCATGCAGCAAGAAGCTCTGCGCCAGGAAGAGCATATCGAGCTGATCGCTTCGGAAAACTACACTAGCCCCGCTGTCATGGAAGCCCAGGGTTCGGTACTGACCAACAAGTACGCCGAAGGCTACCCAGGCAAGCGCTACTACGGTGGTTGCGAGTACGTCGACGTCGTCGAGCAACTGGCCATCGACCGCGCCAAGCAACTGTTCGGCGCCGACTACGCCAACGTCCAGCCGCACGCCGGTTCCCAGGCCAACGCCGCCGTCTACCTGGCCCTGCTGTCGGCCGGTGACACCATCCTGGGCATGAGCCTGGCCCACGGCGGCCACCTGACCCACGGCGCCAGCGTGTCCTCCTCGGGCAAGCTGTACAACGCCATCCAGTACGGCATCGACGCCAACGGCCTGATCGACTACGACGAAGTCGAGCGCCTGGCGGTCGAGCACAAGCCGAAGATGATCGTCGCCGGCTTCTCGGCCTACTCGCAGGTCCTGGACTTCGCCCGCTTCCGCGCCATCGCCGACAAGGTCGGTGCCTACCTGTTCGTCGACATGGCCCACGTGGCTGGCCTGGTCGCCGCTGGCGTGTACCCGAACCCGGTGCCGTTCGCCGACGTGGTCACCACTACCACCCACAAGACCCTGCGCGGTCCGCGTGGCGGCCTGATCCTGGCCCGTGCCAACGCCGACAT
The window above is part of the Pseudomonas muyukensis genome. Proteins encoded here:
- the ettA gene encoding energy-dependent translational throttle protein EttA; translated protein: MAQYVYTMHRLSKVVPPKREILKNISLSFFPGAKIGVLGLNGAGKSTLLRIMAGVDKEFDGEARPMPDINVGYLPQEPQLDPSKTVREVVEEAVSVIKDAQARLDEVYAAYADPDADFDKLAAEQAKLEAILQAADGHNLERQLDVAADALRLPAWEAKIEHLSGGEKRRVALCRLLLSAPDMLLLDEPTNHLDADSVAWLERFLHDFPGTVVAITHDRYFLDNVAGWILELDRGAGIPYEGNYSGWLEAKSDRLAQESKQQSAHEKAMKEELEWVRKGAKARQSKSKARLQRFEEMQSQEFQKRSETNEIYIPAGPRLGDKVIEFKNVTKGYGDRVLIDNLSFAMPKGAIVGVIGGNGAGKSTLFRMLMGKEQPDSGSIEIGETVQLACVDQSREDLDGAKTVFQQISDGSDQIRIGSYEIPSRTYVGRFNFKGGDQQKFVKDLSGGERGRLHLALTLKEGGNVLLLDEPSNDLDVETLRSLEEALLDFPGAAIVISHDRWFLDRVATHILAYEDDSSVVFFEGNYTEYEADRKKRLGDAAAQPHRVRHKKLAQ
- the glyA gene encoding serine hydroxymethyltransferase gives rise to the protein MFSRDLTIAKYDAELFEAMQQEALRQEEHIELIASENYTSPAVMEAQGSVLTNKYAEGYPGKRYYGGCEYVDVVEQLAIDRAKQLFGADYANVQPHAGSQANAAVYLALLSAGDTILGMSLAHGGHLTHGASVSSSGKLYNAIQYGIDANGLIDYDEVERLAVEHKPKMIVAGFSAYSQVLDFARFRAIADKVGAYLFVDMAHVAGLVAAGVYPNPVPFADVVTTTTHKTLRGPRGGLILARANADIEKKLNSAVFPGAQGGPLEHVIAAKAICFKEALQPEFKAYQQQVVKNAQAMASVFIERGFDVVSGGTENHLFLLSLIKQEISGKDADAALGKAFITVNKNSVPNDPRSPFVTSGLRFGTPAVTTRGFKEAECRELAGWICDILADLNNEAVIDAVREKVKAICKKLPVYGN